The following proteins come from a genomic window of Nitrosopumilaceae archaeon AB1(1):
- a CDS encoding TaqI-like C-terminal specificity domain-containing protein yields MIEIKNNSDVRLGDIVDIGNGMVSGLDRAFKLEDDSKLLKKELKKTIKVIKAYHLNKYTHDGFVRYILLNHDDDVKKFPNFYEQLFKYRTDLIKRFDYKNNIKWFEWSFMRNYNLMKNNTEKIIVPCKERINKKQFVRFSYSNGNYFTAQDVAVLVKKPHMQESTKYLLGLLNSDTIFEWIKNKGLIRGGVAEFSERPLANIPIKLINWNNKREVYLHNRIVKEVDAILTQNMTDFDNINKYVKKLYRI; encoded by the coding sequence TTGATAGAGATCAAAAACAACAGTGATGTACGATTAGGAGATATTGTAGACATTGGTAATGGAATGGTTTCAGGTTTGGATCGAGCATTCAAACTTGAGGATGATTCAAAACTATTAAAAAAAGAATTGAAAAAAACAATTAAAGTAATCAAAGCGTACCATCTTAACAAATACACACATGATGGATTTGTACGATATATTTTACTCAATCATGATGATGATGTCAAGAAATTTCCAAATTTTTATGAACAACTTTTTAAGTACAGGACAGATTTAATCAAACGATTCGATTATAAAAATAATATAAAGTGGTTTGAATGGTCTTTCATGAGGAATTATAATTTGATGAAAAATAACACTGAAAAGATCATTGTGCCATGTAAAGAAAGAATAAATAAAAAACAATTTGTTCGATTTAGTTATTCAAATGGAAATTATTTTACAGCACAAGATGTAGCAGTTTTAGTAAAGAAACCTCATATGCAAGAATCTACAAAATATCTTTTAGGTCTATTGAATTCAGATACAATATTTGAATGGATTAAAAATAAAGGTTTGATTCGTGGCGGTGTGGCAGAATTTTCTGAACGACCACTTGCAAACATACCAATTAAATTAATTAATTGGAATAATAAAAGAGAAGTTTATTTACATAATCGCATAGTTAAAGAAGTTGATGCTATACTTACACAAAATATGACTGACTTTGATAATATAAACAAATATGTTAAAAAACTATATCGTATCTAA
- a CDS encoding N-6 DNA methylase, whose translation MNQFNSTIQKQRNYKSQINMKALGQYFTPEFLTEQMTSMISKSKNSAILEPSAGKGIFLTTLQSKGFQNICGVEIDNTLTNESNVDIIYENFLTWKPPKKYDVVIGNPPYIRWKNLPQNIRNELKEMKLCNGLMDILHAFILKAIDVLTDDGEMILITPDYWLRTLHTKKLREIMMEKGHIEKIIMYGEKPIFKNVASSIMIFKFVKNHSKSKFTVVDMTEKIQYKQKQFTDSSIWSMFPFSISKQIDRDQKQQ comes from the coding sequence ATGAATCAATTCAATTCAACAATACAAAAACAACGGAATTATAAATCACAAATAAACATGAAGGCATTAGGTCAATATTTTACACCAGAATTCTTAACTGAGCAGATGACATCAATGATTAGTAAATCTAAAAATTCTGCAATATTGGAACCATCTGCTGGAAAAGGTATTTTTTTAACTACTTTACAATCAAAAGGATTTCAAAATATTTGTGGAGTAGAGATAGATAATACACTTACGAATGAATCAAATGTAGATATAATCTATGAGAATTTTTTAACATGGAAACCACCTAAAAAATATGATGTAGTTATCGGCAATCCACCGTATATACGTTGGAAGAATTTACCACAAAATATTCGTAATGAATTAAAAGAAATGAAACTATGTAATGGATTGATGGATATTTTACATGCATTTATCTTAAAAGCAATTGATGTTTTAACCGATGATGGAGAGATGATTCTCATCACACCTGATTACTGGTTACGAACATTGCATACTAAAAAATTACGTGAAATTATGATGGAAAAAGGTCATATTGAAAAGATTATCATGTATGGAGAGAAACCAATTTTTAAAAATGTCGCATCAAGTATTATGATATTTAAATTTGTTAAAAATCATTCAAAATCAAAATTCACTGTTGTGGATATGACTGAAAAAATTCAATATAAGCAAAAACAATTTACGGACAGTTCCATCTGGTCTATGTTTCCATTTAGCATATCTAAACAAATTGATAGAGATCAAAAACAACAGTGA